In Nicotiana tabacum cultivar K326 chromosome 19, ASM71507v2, whole genome shotgun sequence, one DNA window encodes the following:
- the LOC142173510 gene encoding uncharacterized protein LOC142173510 — protein sequence MNEVIEEANKNIKRILQKIVYNHRQWHKKLSFALLGYQNTMRTSARAASYMLVYGTEAVILAEVEIPSLRVIEDAKLDDAEWIWVRQEKLMLINEKRMDVVCHTQLYQNRMASAFNKRVKPRQFIPGQLVSWSQTADAEKTHCTEQTEQISQRGTPSKQQTKLQCYEGHGTH from the exons ATGAATGAAGTAATCGAGgaagccaacaagaatatcaagagaattctaCAAAAGATAGTGTACAATCATAGGCAATGGCACAAGAAACTATCCTTTGCCTTACTGGGTTATCAGAACACCATGAGAACATCTGCTAGGGCAGCGTCGTACATGTTAGTATACGGCACTGAAGCTGTGATACTCGCGGAGGTCGAGATACCATCTTTAAGAGTCATCGAAGATGCTAAATTAGATGATGCAGAGTGGATATGGGTCAGACAGGAGAAACTCATGCTTATTAACGAGAAGAGAATGGATGTAGTATGCCATACTCAGTTATATCAGAATAGGATGGCCAGTGCATTTAACAAAAGGGTGAAGCCTCGCCAGTTCATACCAGGGCAGTTG GTATCTTGGAGTCAGACCGCTGATGCGGAAAAGACGCATTGCACAGAGCAAACT GAACAAATATCGCAACGTGGAACTCCTTCTAAGCAGCAGACCAAACTACAATGCTATGAGGGACATGGAACTCATTAG